A single window of Methanoregula sp. DNA harbors:
- the sppA gene encoding signal peptide peptidase SppA gives MALFPEHHGSPAPRPSATAWILLVLFIIILVIGFFIAIFLLSYSDGGGVTVVRMEGTLVTGDKSGDDFSASEQVGRELRDAADDPMVEAIVLRVNSPGGTPAAAQEIIRDLDYAKSKKPVVVSMGDMATSAAYYVCAHADKIYADPDTFTAGVGVMWTFPDISRWMSKEGYNVSIVKSGSKKDMGSSSRPLTEDEFSYAQGIVDASFEEFISDVLVQRQIARADIEDGRVIRGADAVRINIVDEIGNLNDAIDGAKALAGSRGFL, from the coding sequence ATGGCCCTGTTTCCGGAACACCATGGTTCGCCCGCACCACGTCCTTCAGCAACGGCATGGATCCTGCTCGTCCTGTTCATCATAATCCTGGTGATCGGGTTCTTTATTGCCATCTTCCTTCTCTCCTACTCCGATGGGGGAGGAGTCACTGTGGTCAGGATGGAAGGGACGCTTGTCACGGGTGATAAATCGGGCGACGATTTTTCCGCAAGCGAGCAGGTCGGCAGGGAGCTGCGTGATGCTGCGGATGACCCCATGGTGGAGGCGATCGTGCTCCGGGTGAACAGCCCTGGCGGCACGCCTGCAGCAGCGCAGGAGATCATCCGCGACCTCGATTATGCAAAATCAAAAAAGCCGGTCGTGGTCTCGATGGGCGATATGGCGACATCCGCCGCCTACTACGTGTGCGCCCATGCCGACAAAATCTACGCCGACCCAGACACCTTTACCGCAGGCGTTGGCGTGATGTGGACGTTCCCCGATATATCGCGGTGGATGAGCAAGGAAGGATATAATGTCAGTATCGTCAAGTCGGGGAGCAAGAAAGACATGGGCTCGTCATCGCGGCCGTTGACCGAGGATGAGTTCTCCTATGCACAGGGGATTGTTGACGCGAGCTTTGAGGAGTTCATCAGCGATGTTTTGGTGCAACGGCAGATCGCCCGCGCCGATATCGAGGACGGCAGGGTGATCCGCGGTGCCGATGCAGTCAGGATCAATATTGTGGACGAGATCGGCAATTTAAACGATGCAATTGACGGCGCAAAAGCGCTTGCCGGGAGCAGGGGGTTCCTTTAG
- the pth2 gene encoding peptidyl-tRNA hydrolase Pth2, translating into MADEPIFRYKQCLIVRNDIKMSCGKKCAQAAHASIGAYEHADKNLKKAWYSEGQKKVVLRADNERTLHELKVIAERAGISSSLIQDAGMTEIPQGTITALGLGPAKSEDLDRISGNLSLL; encoded by the coding sequence ATGGCAGACGAGCCAATTTTCAGGTACAAGCAGTGCCTGATTGTACGAAACGATATCAAAATGAGCTGCGGCAAGAAGTGCGCACAGGCAGCACACGCGTCCATCGGGGCGTATGAGCATGCCGACAAAAACCTTAAAAAAGCATGGTACAGCGAAGGGCAGAAGAAAGTGGTACTCAGGGCTGACAACGAGCGTACGCTCCATGAACTTAAAGTGATCGCGGAACGCGCTGGTATCTCCTCGTCCCTGATACAGGACGCCGGGATGACCGAAATACCGCAGGGCACCATCACCGCACTCGGCCTTGGGCCGGCAAAGAGTGAAGACCTAGACAGGATTTCCGGAAACCTTTCCCTCCTATGA
- a CDS encoding CDP-alcohol phosphatidyltransferase family protein: protein MNITAYRSRFIGYLEPVADLFVKAGITPNQISLLALFAGVLCAILFYRGEFLWGSLALFVSAVFDLVDGSVARKTGAHTDFGAVFDWIVDKYVDALALLGVGLSGIAIVSGLLPVSPMADYAIVAFAIIGSLMNTFIKPVVYAEIGYREKVGGKIDDPLEGVGFFGRPETLLVLILGGVSGYIWVSVIIIAACTNLSAVQRIIYLYRTLP, encoded by the coding sequence ATGAATATTACTGCGTACCGGTCAAGGTTCATAGGCTATCTCGAACCGGTAGCAGACCTGTTTGTGAAGGCCGGGATCACGCCAAACCAGATCTCGCTTCTTGCACTGTTCGCAGGTGTTCTGTGCGCCATCCTTTTCTACCGTGGTGAATTTCTCTGGGGCAGCCTCGCGCTGTTTGTATCAGCGGTCTTTGACCTTGTTGACGGGAGTGTGGCACGAAAGACCGGTGCCCATACCGATTTCGGGGCGGTCTTTGACTGGATCGTTGACAAGTACGTTGACGCCCTCGCCCTGCTGGGCGTCGGGCTCTCGGGTATTGCAATCGTGAGCGGGCTTTTGCCGGTATCTCCAATGGCCGATTACGCGATTGTCGCGTTTGCGATTATCGGTTCGCTCATGAACACCTTCATCAAACCCGTCGTGTATGCAGAGATCGGGTACCGGGAGAAGGTGGGGGGCAAAATCGACGACCCGCTTGAAGGGGTCGGGTTCTTCGGCAGGCCCGAAACCCTTCTGGTCCTGATCCTAGGAGGGGTGTCTGGTTATATCTGGGTATCGGTCATCATCATCGCGGCCTGCACGAACCTCTCGGCAGTCCAGCGGATTATTTACCTCTATAGAACATTGCCCTGA
- the truD gene encoding tRNA pseudouridine(13) synthase TruD, translated as MIKSPFPLEKDLGMRWYASDSGGFGGKLRLSAEDFIVGELPLPQMPGTGPYLICRLTKKNWEHQHAIKEIAKHLGISHRRIGWAGTKDRRAVTTQLISIYKVEPESLEHVRLKDITLEAVGRQNTRLSLGDLLGNRFDIMIRECAAEGLEEQVKKISHDTEPGIPNYYGLQRFGGIRPVTHKVGEHILTGDYEGAVLTYIGLAFPLEPENVRLVRTAFLTNRDPQAALRELPVAMGYERAMLQHLHNHPGDYAGALHVLPPKLLSMFVSAFQSYLFNEGLSHRIEEGFSFTEPRTGDRLLFANKKEDIVNAGNAATAAQHISRGRCSIAIFMPGKEQPRPVSESEQYITGLMEERRIGPEQFRHASVFVKTRFDGALRPIALRTEIRASTKNTDVRLQFTLPPGHYATTVAREFMKADPVQMI; from the coding sequence ATGATTAAAAGCCCCTTCCCTCTTGAAAAGGACCTCGGCATGCGCTGGTATGCAAGCGATTCGGGAGGATTCGGGGGAAAGTTACGCCTGAGTGCTGAAGATTTTATTGTCGGGGAACTCCCGCTTCCCCAAATGCCCGGCACCGGGCCGTACCTCATCTGCCGGCTCACCAAAAAAAACTGGGAACACCAGCATGCCATAAAAGAGATTGCAAAACATCTCGGGATCAGCCACCGCAGGATCGGCTGGGCAGGCACCAAGGACCGCCGGGCAGTCACCACACAGCTCATCTCGATCTACAAAGTGGAGCCCGAATCTCTTGAACATGTCAGGCTCAAGGATATCACCCTTGAGGCTGTCGGCCGGCAGAATACCCGGCTCTCGCTTGGTGACCTGCTGGGAAACCGGTTCGATATCATGATCCGTGAGTGCGCAGCTGAGGGTCTGGAAGAGCAGGTCAAAAAAATATCCCACGATACAGAACCGGGCATCCCGAATTATTACGGCCTGCAGCGGTTCGGGGGAATACGCCCGGTCACCCACAAAGTCGGTGAACACATCCTTACCGGCGACTATGAAGGGGCTGTGCTCACGTACATCGGACTGGCATTTCCACTGGAACCGGAGAATGTACGGCTGGTCCGCACCGCATTTTTAACAAACCGCGATCCTCAGGCCGCCCTCCGGGAACTGCCCGTCGCGATGGGATATGAACGGGCGATGCTCCAGCACCTCCATAACCATCCCGGGGATTATGCCGGTGCCCTCCACGTGCTCCCCCCAAAACTCCTCTCGATGTTTGTCTCGGCGTTCCAGTCATACCTGTTCAACGAGGGACTAAGCCACAGGATAGAAGAGGGATTTTCCTTTACTGAGCCCCGCACAGGAGACCGGCTCCTCTTTGCAAACAAAAAAGAGGACATTGTTAATGCCGGGAACGCAGCAACCGCTGCACAGCACATCAGCCGCGGCAGGTGCAGCATCGCGATCTTTATGCCGGGAAAAGAGCAGCCCCGGCCGGTATCGGAGAGCGAACAATACATCACAGGGCTCATGGAAGAACGGCGTATCGGACCAGAACAGTTCCGGCACGCTTCCGTCTTTGTCAAAACAAGGTTCGATGGTGCCCTGCGCCCCATCGCACTACGCACAGAGATACGGGCCAGCACAAAAAATACTGATGTCCGGTTGCAGTTCACGCTGCCACCCGGCCACTATGCGACGACCGTTGCCCGCGAATTCATGAAAGCGGACCCGGTGCAGATGATCTAA
- a CDS encoding dihydrofolate reductase family protein — translation MPDTMNRPHVLMMSEITADGKLTLKKGASSKILMKYMAHETEILLHETRAAYDAIMVGANTIRIDNSFLTVRLVPGKSPLRVIPCSMADIPMDANVLGPDAPSVIAVCDQAPADRVAAIKNRGVHVAVAGKHHVELPLLMKILKEKFHVNRLMIEGGPTLNWHMLHHQLVDEIRLIHLPFIVGGSDTPSLVGGMHINSEDEMIRLRLKNHYMCGTNLVSEYDVLYREG, via the coding sequence ATGCCAGACACAATGAACCGTCCGCATGTCCTGATGATGTCAGAGATCACTGCTGACGGCAAACTGACGCTAAAGAAAGGAGCGTCAAGCAAGATCCTGATGAAGTACATGGCGCACGAGACCGAGATCCTTCTCCACGAGACCCGTGCGGCATATGATGCGATCATGGTCGGCGCAAACACGATCCGGATTGACAATTCCTTCCTGACCGTACGGCTCGTCCCCGGGAAAAGCCCTCTGCGGGTAATCCCCTGCAGCATGGCAGACATCCCGATGGATGCAAATGTTCTTGGTCCGGATGCCCCGAGCGTGATCGCTGTCTGCGATCAGGCACCGGCAGATCGCGTCGCGGCGATAAAGAACAGGGGCGTTCATGTGGCAGTCGCGGGAAAGCACCATGTCGAACTCCCGCTTTTAATGAAGATACTCAAAGAAAAATTTCATGTCAACAGGCTCATGATCGAGGGAGGCCCGACGCTGAACTGGCACATGCTCCATCACCAGCTCGTCGATGAGATCCGGCTGATCCACCTCCCCTTTATCGTCGGTGGTTCGGACACCCCGTCGCTTGTCGGCGGGATGCATATCAATTCCGAGGACGAGATGATACGGCTGAGGCTCAAGAACCATTACATGTGCGGCACCAACCTCGTCTCCGAGTATGATGTGCTGTACCGCGAAGGGTAA
- the msrA gene encoding peptide-methionine (S)-S-oxide reductase MsrA: MLAIPTRLPYLEKATFGAGCFWGAEAAFRGVPGVTGTAVGYMGGTREHPSYRDVCTGLTRHAEVVEVIFDPGIISYPQLLDVFWTIHDPTTHGRQGVDTGSQYRSAIFYNTPEQKTAAEASREQAACSGRFEDPVVTEIIPAKIFWRAEDYHQRYYEKRGGSGCRIGKTLLTQKNHTP; this comes from the coding sequence ATGCTGGCAATTCCAACACGTCTCCCTTATCTGGAGAAAGCGACATTTGGTGCGGGCTGTTTCTGGGGAGCCGAAGCTGCGTTCCGCGGGGTGCCGGGAGTCACCGGTACGGCAGTCGGGTATATGGGTGGTACGCGTGAACACCCTTCATATCGCGATGTCTGCACCGGTCTGACCAGGCATGCAGAGGTCGTGGAGGTCATATTCGATCCGGGGATTATATCCTACCCGCAACTGCTGGACGTGTTCTGGACAATCCATGACCCGACAACTCACGGCCGCCAGGGCGTTGATACCGGCAGCCAGTACCGCTCGGCAATCTTTTACAATACTCCTGAACAGAAGACGGCGGCTGAGGCGTCAAGGGAGCAGGCAGCCTGTTCCGGCCGGTTTGAGGATCCGGTCGTCACAGAGATCATACCGGCAAAAATTTTCTGGAGAGCGGAGGATTACCACCAGAGATATTATGAAAAAAGAGGAGGGTCCGGATGCAGGATCGGTAAAACCCTTTTAACCCAAAAAAATCACACGCCATGA